Proteins from one Bradyrhizobium sp. CB82 genomic window:
- a CDS encoding group II intron maturase-specific domain-containing protein translates to MTCRTRAEAEHALARAGRILETLGVTLNREKTRIVHIAHGFEFLGFKIQRGKARYKLTRDRIKSKLNRQNLYAIPTQKSVDRFKDQIRALTKRRMPLRLGELIETINPIIRGWGNYYCRSHVRKRFHQLDGWIVRRLWSHRTKRWRNAAWKEYPTRRLRTEFKLVGLVSLIPSLQAARARS, encoded by the coding sequence GTGACCTGTCGGACTCGAGCGGAGGCGGAACACGCCTTGGCGCGAGCAGGAAGGATTCTCGAAACGCTTGGTGTGACGCTCAACCGGGAGAAAACCCGGATCGTTCACATCGCACATGGCTTCGAGTTCCTGGGATTTAAAATCCAGCGGGGGAAAGCTCGATACAAGCTGACCCGCGACCGGATCAAATCCAAACTGAACCGGCAGAATCTCTATGCCATTCCCACACAGAAGTCGGTGGACCGATTCAAGGATCAGATCAGGGCCTTGACCAAGAGGCGGATGCCTCTGCGTCTGGGCGAATTGATCGAGACGATCAACCCGATCATCCGAGGATGGGGAAACTACTACTGTCGCTCCCATGTCAGAAAACGCTTCCATCAACTGGATGGTTGGATCGTCCGAAGGCTCTGGTCGCACCGCACCAAGCGGTGGCGGAACGCAGCCTGGAAGGAATATCCGACGAGACGGCTGCGTACAGAGTTCAAGCTGGTAGGGCTGGTCTCACTGATCCCTTCGCTTCAGGCCGCGAGAGCCCGTTCATGA
- a CDS encoding helix-turn-helix domain-containing protein, whose product MSVDLDDLYPFKHSGTLNFTQEFLAEMLGAQRTSVTLSAQTLQEAGLIEYKRDKIHILDVNRLQEAVCECYQGGE is encoded by the coding sequence ATGAGCGTTGATCTGGATGATCTTTACCCTTTCAAGCACTCCGGTACTCTCAACTTTACCCAAGAGTTCTTGGCCGAGATGCTTGGCGCGCAACGGACGAGTGTCACGTTGTCGGCTCAAACGCTGCAAGAAGCCGGATTGATCGAATATAAGCGAGACAAAATCCACATTCTGGATGTAAACCGTCTGCAGGAGGCAGTTTGCGAGTGCTACCAAGGCGGTGAATGA
- a CDS encoding IS256 family transposase, which yields MTRDITPAGWPATGAVDEAFAEVRASFDRFCLAAGIEALGTMMEADVTAACGPRHGRDAARRAHRWGRTRGRIGFHGGKIEVERPRVRGVDGREVTIPSWETAAEEDWLGRWAMNLMLINVSTRRFGRAVRLPEGDVPAPPGSGVSKSAASRRFVALSAARLADFMAADLSALDLLVVQIDGLHLGDDLVLVAAIGVDGEGNKHPLALVEGATENAATVQALLDNLVSRGLDPTVPRLFIADGAKALSKAIRRTFGSAAAIQRCQIHKARNIMERLPKEHHAATRRVLRQAWELDDADKAEKLIRNLARRLDQQWPGVAASILEGLDEILTVVRLKLPKELRRSLACTNIAENMMGTIRRVTRNIKRWRDAGMALRWVAAGMIEANKGFRRLKAHKQLSVLRAALQARHNRMTINPVAHVTRAA from the coding sequence ATGACGAGAGATATCACACCGGCTGGTTGGCCGGCGACCGGGGCTGTGGACGAAGCGTTTGCAGAAGTGCGGGCGAGCTTCGATCGGTTCTGCCTTGCGGCAGGGATCGAGGCGCTCGGCACGATGATGGAGGCGGATGTCACGGCGGCCTGCGGGCCGCGCCACGGTCGCGACGCGGCGCGGCGGGCGCACCGTTGGGGCCGAACGCGGGGACGGATCGGCTTCCACGGCGGCAAGATCGAGGTCGAGCGCCCGCGGGTCCGGGGCGTGGACGGCCGCGAGGTCACGATCCCGAGCTGGGAAACGGCGGCGGAGGAGGACTGGCTCGGTCGCTGGGCGATGAACCTGATGCTGATCAATGTGTCGACGCGCCGGTTCGGCCGCGCTGTCCGGCTGCCCGAGGGTGACGTGCCGGCACCGCCCGGATCGGGGGTTTCGAAGTCGGCGGCCTCGCGGAGGTTCGTAGCGCTGTCGGCGGCGCGGCTGGCCGACTTCATGGCTGCCGATCTGTCCGCGCTCGACCTTCTGGTGGTCCAAATCGACGGGCTGCATCTCGGCGACGATCTCGTGCTGGTGGCCGCGATCGGGGTTGACGGCGAAGGCAACAAGCATCCGCTGGCGCTGGTGGAAGGGGCGACCGAGAACGCCGCAACGGTTCAGGCCCTGCTGGACAACCTGGTCTCGCGCGGGCTCGACCCGACGGTGCCAAGACTGTTCATCGCCGACGGCGCGAAGGCGTTGTCGAAGGCGATCCGCCGCACCTTCGGTTCGGCCGCTGCGATCCAGCGCTGCCAGATCCACAAGGCGCGCAACATCATGGAACGCCTGCCGAAAGAGCATCATGCGGCCACCCGTCGGGTGCTGCGCCAGGCCTGGGAGCTCGATGACGCCGACAAGGCTGAAAAATTGATCCGCAATCTCGCGCGTCGACTCGACCAGCAATGGCCCGGCGTAGCGGCCAGCATCCTCGAAGGCCTCGACGAAATCCTGACTGTCGTCCGGTTGAAGCTGCCGAAGGAGCTTCGTCGATCGCTCGCTTGTACCAACATCGCCGAGAACATGATGGGCACCATTCGCCGCGTCACGCGCAACATCAAACGCTGGCGGGATGCCGGCATGGCCTTGCGATGGGTCGCGGCCGGCATGATCGAGGCCAACAAGGGCTTCCGACGATTGAAGGCGCATAAGCAATTGTCGGTTTTGCGTGCGGCCCTTCAAGCTCGCCACAATCGCATGACGATCAACCCCGTTGCCCACGTCACGAGGGCCGCGTAA
- a CDS encoding L,D-transpeptidase family protein, which translates to MRMTFGLASRKQNRRSPAGLAIAALALLFAAGGAAGARPVESIASRPTGDPVLAIVSLQRQQITIYDAQGWILRAPVSSGQKGRETPSGIFSVIEKQAEHYSNLYDDASMPHMQRLTWSGIALHGGHLPGYPASHGCIRMPFDFAKRLFDATQLGLRVIVAPTDVAPVEVVHPLLLRSKPDSSAAASASIAEAKEAARRDEQARGAVAMAYREAMQAMVPVRSAETLKARAVARQAAVEASLGSASSAEAKQDLEDARAKVAADIVQLDVKLAAVRDELQQKADVLAAAREAAKAAQAARAMASAAARQAARELEPISVLISRKTQRLYVRRGFEPVYESPVTVTDADRPIGTHVFTAIERAGGENGARWNVVSLESGRSRVAEVEHRPPVAPGNALDVESPPEPDRARAALDRIVIPQEALDRIAGMTPGSSVIATDEALSPETGKGTDFVIVLSDEPQGGIKFRKRRPAPTYYGYERPRDRQLYWGSPMRSPFSIW; encoded by the coding sequence ATGCGCATGACCTTTGGGCTTGCGAGCCGGAAGCAGAATCGGCGGTCGCCTGCAGGTCTTGCCATTGCGGCGCTGGCCCTGCTGTTCGCAGCGGGAGGCGCCGCCGGCGCCCGTCCGGTCGAGTCCATTGCCTCGCGCCCAACTGGCGACCCGGTCCTGGCCATCGTGTCGCTGCAGCGGCAGCAGATCACCATTTATGACGCGCAGGGGTGGATCCTGCGGGCGCCGGTGTCGAGCGGCCAGAAGGGACGCGAGACGCCGTCCGGAATCTTCAGCGTCATCGAGAAGCAGGCGGAGCACTATTCGAACCTCTACGACGACGCCTCGATGCCTCACATGCAGCGTCTCACATGGTCCGGCATCGCGCTGCATGGCGGGCACTTGCCGGGATATCCGGCGTCGCATGGCTGCATCCGGATGCCGTTCGATTTCGCCAAACGCCTGTTCGACGCGACGCAGCTGGGCTTGCGGGTGATCGTGGCGCCGACCGACGTGGCGCCGGTCGAGGTCGTTCACCCGCTGCTGCTGCGGAGCAAGCCGGATAGCAGCGCCGCAGCCTCTGCCAGTATCGCCGAAGCGAAAGAGGCGGCCAGGAGAGATGAGCAGGCGAGGGGCGCGGTCGCAATGGCCTACCGCGAGGCGATGCAGGCGATGGTGCCGGTGCGTTCGGCGGAAACGCTGAAGGCGCGGGCCGTCGCGCGACAGGCCGCCGTCGAGGCTTCGCTCGGCTCCGCAAGCTCGGCCGAGGCCAAGCAGGATTTAGAGGACGCCAGGGCGAAGGTGGCTGCCGATATCGTCCAGCTGGACGTGAAACTGGCCGCCGTCAGGGATGAGCTGCAACAGAAGGCCGATGTGCTCGCGGCGGCACGCGAGGCCGCCAAAGCCGCCCAGGCCGCGCGGGCCATGGCGTCAGCGGCAGCGCGCCAGGCCGCCCGCGAGCTCGAGCCGATCTCGGTCCTAATCAGCCGCAAGACCCAGCGGCTTTATGTGCGGCGCGGCTTTGAACCAGTCTACGAGAGTCCCGTCACCGTCACCGATGCCGACCGCCCGATCGGCACGCATGTCTTCACCGCAATCGAGCGCGCCGGCGGCGAGAACGGCGCGCGATGGAATGTCGTCTCATTGGAGAGCGGACGGTCACGAGTCGCCGAAGTCGAACACCGTCCTCCGGTGGCCCCGGGCAACGCGCTCGATGTTGAATCGCCGCCCGAGCCGGACCGCGCCAGGGCCGCGCTCGACCGGATCGTCATTCCGCAGGAGGCCCTCGATCGCATCGCAGGCATGACGCCCGGATCGTCCGTGATCGCCACCGATGAAGCCTTGAGCCCGGAAACCGGCAAGGGCACCGACTTCGTGATCGTGCTGAGCGACGAACCGCAAGGCGGCATCAAGTTCCGAAAGCGCCGTCCGGCGCCCACGTATTACGGCTACGAACGTCCGCGCGATCGCCAGCTCTATTGGGGCTCGCCGATGAGGAGTCCGTTCTCGATCTGGTAG
- a CDS encoding peptidase M15: protein MKNSRRMKTAGLCRTVVLPSWIVACLAAFGSTRVETCGAPAVERTAPVVVADAAPGALRATVVGHAAAAFAEEATAGRSETVAASDTTTTSPEVEAIVETALTNPAEVLPPQAQPVEVSTASTPEPEPGDASKGEIKPTVGSIEILDECWNVDVCIDRFLWALYQRAPKEDTIKVPEQQKVTVKRKGRMMTVSKTFTRLVDEDFAWKDPKAAERAGMSMQDYVIGGMDRSFKLKLFHALHAAEQAGLSPGITSAFRDDYRQSIASGLKAASNRSFHGGSLRGGYGHGLAADVVSVTGETRDERWTSSEKLWKWLDAHGKEFGVGRPYLNRDPPHLVPIDGHEYAAHNHGAKTRLAGPDVKKHNRLAVRDNRSRAKPPKTAKSAKGRTI, encoded by the coding sequence ATGAAAAACTCGCGGCGAATGAAGACAGCGGGGTTGTGCCGGACGGTCGTTCTCCCGAGCTGGATTGTCGCCTGCCTTGCTGCTTTCGGTTCGACCAGAGTCGAGACTTGCGGTGCGCCAGCCGTCGAGCGCACCGCACCTGTTGTCGTCGCCGACGCCGCGCCCGGCGCACTTCGGGCAACCGTCGTCGGCCATGCGGCTGCCGCTTTCGCCGAGGAGGCAACCGCAGGCAGATCGGAGACGGTGGCCGCCAGCGATACCACGACAACCTCGCCCGAGGTGGAAGCGATTGTCGAGACCGCGCTGACCAATCCGGCCGAGGTGCTGCCGCCTCAAGCGCAGCCCGTGGAAGTGTCGACGGCCAGCACGCCGGAACCGGAGCCGGGCGACGCAAGCAAGGGTGAGATCAAGCCAACTGTCGGCTCCATCGAAATTCTTGACGAATGCTGGAACGTCGACGTCTGCATCGACCGCTTCCTGTGGGCGCTCTATCAGCGGGCGCCGAAGGAGGACACCATCAAGGTGCCGGAACAGCAGAAGGTGACGGTTAAACGGAAGGGCAGGATGATGACGGTCTCGAAAACCTTCACCAGGCTCGTCGATGAGGATTTCGCCTGGAAGGATCCGAAGGCGGCCGAGCGAGCCGGCATGTCCATGCAGGACTACGTGATCGGCGGCATGGATCGGAGCTTCAAGCTAAAGCTCTTTCATGCGCTTCACGCCGCGGAGCAGGCCGGCCTGTCGCCCGGCATCACCAGCGCGTTCCGCGACGACTACCGCCAGTCGATAGCCAGCGGCCTCAAGGCGGCCAGCAACAGGTCGTTCCATGGCGGCAGCTTGCGCGGCGGCTATGGCCATGGGCTGGCGGCGGATGTCGTCAGCGTCACCGGCGAAACACGCGACGAGCGATGGACGTCCTCGGAAAAACTCTGGAAGTGGCTCGATGCCCACGGCAAGGAGTTCGGCGTCGGGCGACCCTATCTCAATCGGGATCCGCCGCATCTGGTGCCGATCGATGGCCACGAATATGCTGCGCACAACCACGGGGCCAAAACGCGGCTGGCGGGACCGGATGTGAAGAAGCACAATCGGCTCGCTGTGCGCGATAATCGCAGCCGGGCGAAGCCGCCGAAGACCGCGAAATCAGCGAAGGGGCGAACGATCTGA
- a CDS encoding IS256 family transposase, with amino-acid sequence MTRDITPAGWPATGAVDEAFAEVRASFDRFCLAAGIEALGTMMEADVTAACGPRHGRDAARRAHRWGRTRGRIGFHGGKIEVERPRVRGVDGREVTIPSWETAAEEDWLGRWAMNLMLINVSTRRFGRAVRLPEGDVPAPPGSGVSKSAASRRFVALSAARLADFMAADLSALDLLVVQIDGLHLGDDLVLVAAIGVDGEGNKHPLALVEGATENAATVQALLDNLVSRGLDPTVPRLFIADGAKALSKAIRRTFGSAAAIQRCQIHKARNIMERLPKEHHAATRRVLRQAWELDDADKAEKLIRNLARRLDQQWPGVAASILEGLDEILTVVRLKLPKELRRSLACTNIAENMMGTIRRVTRNVKRWRDAGMALRWVAAGMIEANKGFRRLKAHKQLSVLRAALQARHNRMTINPVAHVTRAA; translated from the coding sequence ATGACGAGAGATATCACACCGGCTGGTTGGCCGGCGACCGGGGCTGTGGACGAAGCGTTTGCAGAAGTGCGGGCGAGCTTCGATCGGTTCTGCCTTGCGGCAGGGATCGAGGCGCTCGGCACGATGATGGAGGCGGATGTCACGGCGGCCTGCGGGCCGCGCCACGGTCGCGACGCGGCGCGGCGGGCGCACCGTTGGGGCCGAACGCGGGGACGGATCGGCTTCCACGGCGGCAAGATCGAGGTCGAGCGCCCGCGGGTCCGGGGCGTGGACGGCCGCGAGGTCACGATCCCGAGCTGGGAAACGGCGGCGGAGGAGGACTGGCTCGGTCGCTGGGCGATGAACCTGATGCTGATCAATGTGTCGACGCGCCGGTTCGGCCGCGCTGTCCGGCTGCCCGAGGGTGACGTGCCGGCACCGCCCGGATCGGGGGTTTCGAAGTCGGCGGCCTCGCGGAGGTTCGTAGCGCTGTCGGCGGCGCGGCTGGCCGACTTCATGGCTGCCGATCTGTCCGCGCTCGACCTTCTGGTGGTCCAAATCGACGGGCTGCATCTCGGCGACGATCTCGTGCTGGTGGCCGCGATCGGGGTTGACGGCGAAGGCAACAAGCATCCGCTGGCGCTGGTGGAAGGGGCGACCGAGAACGCCGCAACGGTTCAGGCCCTGCTGGACAACCTGGTCTCGCGCGGGCTCGACCCGACGGTGCCAAGACTGTTCATCGCCGACGGCGCGAAGGCGTTGTCGAAGGCGATCCGCCGCACCTTCGGTTCGGCCGCTGCGATCCAGCGCTGCCAGATCCACAAGGCGCGCAACATCATGGAACGCCTGCCGAAAGAGCATCATGCGGCCACCCGTCGGGTGCTGCGCCAGGCCTGGGAGCTCGATGACGCCGACAAGGCTGAAAAATTGATCCGCAATCTCGCGCGTCGACTCGACCAGCAATGGCCCGGCGTAGCGGCCAGCATCCTCGAAGGCCTCGACGAAATCCTGACTGTCGTCCGGTTGAAGCTGCCGAAGGAGCTTCGTCGATCGCTCGCTTGTACCAACATCGCCGAGAACATGATGGGCACCATTCGCCGCGTCACGCGCAACGTCAAACGCTGGCGGGATGCCGGCATGGCCTTGCGATGGGTCGCGGCCGGCATGATCGAGGCCAACAAGGGCTTCCGACGATTGAAGGCGCATAAGCAATTGTCGGTTTTGCGTGCGGCCCTTCAAGCTCGCCACAATCGCATGACGATCAACCCCGTTGCCCACGTCACGAGGGCCGCGTAA